The genomic region CACCGTTGCGCGGTGAACTCGACGTGCAGCTCGGTGAGTCCGCGCAAGAGGAACGTCGGCTCGTAGGCGTATCGCCGTTGACCGGGCGCGCCGTGCCTGGATTCGCTGATGGTGATGTCGCGCAGGCGGTCCAGCAGGCGGTGCACGGTGACGACTCCTTCAGCGCGTGCCAGCGGTGCGCCTGCGCAGGTGTGGATTCCCCTGCCGAACGCGATGTGCTCCCGTACGTTCTTGCGGTCCAAACGGAAGACGTGTGGATCGTCGAACTTGACCGGATCGCGATTGGCCGCCCCTAGGCACAGCATCAACACCGTCCCTGCCTTGATGGGCACTCCGCCGAGAGTGGTTGTCTTACGGGCCAACCGGAAGTCGACCTTGGTGGGGCTTTGGAACCGCAGCGCCTCCTCCATGAAGGCTGGAATCAGGTCGCGATTCGCGCGCAGTTGATCCTGAAGCTCCGGCTGGTCACCCAGTGTCTGGACGGCCGCACTCAGCAGCTTCGTGACGGTTTCCTGCCCAGCGGCGAAGAGGAATGTGGCCGGCCGGGCCACCTCCAGAATCTCCGGCGTCGAGCCGTCGGGATAGGTCGCGGCGGCCATGCCGCCCAACACGTCGTCGCGCGGTTCCCGACGCCGGTCGGCAATGTATCCGCTGAATCTGTCGTCGAGGTACTCAAGCGGGTTGAGTCCGACGGCCTCGCCGTCGAGCGCTCCGACGCGGTTGCCCTGCGGCTTCTCCGCGCCGAGGGCGCGGCGGAACTCGGCCCGGTCCTCCTCGGGCACTCCGAGCAGGTCGGTGATGGCCAGGGTCGCGAAGGGCCTTGCGTACTCGGAGAGGAACTCGCAATGGCCGTTGTCGATGAACTCGTCGAGCTGCGTGTCGACGAGCCGCCACATGAAGTCCTCGTTCTCCTTCAGCCGGCGTGGCGTCAGGAGCTTGCTTAGCAGCGATCGTGCCTTCTCGTGGGACGGCGGATCCATGACGACCATGTGCTCGAAGATCGGGAACTCGTGTCGGTGCGCCTCGATTTGGGCTGTGATGTCGTCACCCTCCGGCTCGAAGGGCAGCGGCGGGAACGGTCCGCCGATCGCGTTGACCGCGGAGAAGGAGTCGACGTCCTTGAAGGCCGCCATGACCTCGGCGTAGCCCGTTACCGCGACGACGCCGTGGTGTGGCTCCTGAAACACCGGACCTTGGCTGCGCAGGTATTCGTAGTAGGCGTAGGGATCCTGCGCGATCTCAGCGTTGCTGAAGTAGTCGACGTCAGCCAGTTCAGTCATTGGATGGGCCTTCCGAAGTTGTTGGTCAGCGGGGCGTCAACCCAACTGATGGCTTGGCGGGGGCAGGCGGCGATGGCGGCGTCGACGTCGTCATGCCGCGCGGCGTCCGGGGACTCGTCGCCGACGGCGATGTCATCACCGAGCTCGAAGACTTCCGGTGCGATGTCGATGCACAGCGCATGCGCTTCACAGAGTCGCGGATCAACGCGGACGCTTCTTCCGGCGGGCATCATTTCTCCTCGCTCTCGCGGAGTCGTGGCGAAAAAACTGATCGATCGACCAAAATGGTAAGGTGCTGCATGCTTATCACGGGCCGCGGAAGTCGGTCAAGCCAACGTCGGCTGGGCCGTTGAGTGGCGACATCCCGAAAGGCGAAGTCGGATGACGGCGGAGCGCGACTGCGTCTGATCGAGGCGACCGCGCAGATCATGCACGACGAGGGGTATGCCGCCGCGACGTCGCGAAGGGTGGCGGCAATGGCCGGTGTGAAGCAGGCGCTGGTCTACTACTACTTCCCGACCATGGACGATCTGTTCCTCGAGGTGCTGAAAGCTGGCGCCGACGTGGCGCTGGCTCAGATGCGCACGGCGTTGACTGACGACGACCCGATCCGCGCGCTCTGGCATATCAACAGCGACGCCCGCGGGACCGTGCTCAACACGGAGTTCATGGCCCTGGCCAACCACCGCAAGGTGATCGGTGCCGAACTCAAGGCGTACGCCGAGCGGGTTCGCGATATCGAAACGGCGGCCGTCACCATGGTGATGCGTGCCAATGGTGTCGATCTGGACGCCTACCCGCCGGTCGCCATCGCGATGCTCGTCGCGCAGACGGCCCGCAGTCTCGGCAACGAGATGGCGGTCGGTGTGACAACGGGACATGACGAGTTACGTGCGCTCGTCGAGCGCCATATCGACCTACTCACCAAACCCGTCCCGGCGGTTCGCGGCTAAATTCGTTCGCCTCACACCGCCCTGGACTCTTCGAGGGCGGCATCGGAGCACGGTTCCTGGCTGGTGCGCGCGCTCTGATTCGGCCATTGACAACCCTCGTCGCCCGTGCGAATGTTCCTGATCGATCGATCAATTTCCAACGAGTGATTGCGAGGGACACATGTCCGGTCGGCTAGAGGGCAAGGTTGCGTTCATCACCGGGGCGGCTCGCGGCCAGGGTCGCAGCCATGCGGTCCGGCTCGCCGAGGAGGGCGCCGACATCATCGCGGTGGACATCTGCGGTCCGGTGAGCAACAACACGCAGATCGAACCGGCGACCCCCGAGGACCTCATCGAGACGGCCGATCTGGTCAAGCAGTTGAATCGGCGCATCGTCACCGCCGAGGTGGACGTGCGCGACTATGACGCGGTGAAGGCCGCGGTCGACGGTGGCGTCGAGCAGCTGGGGCGGCTCGACATCATCTGCGCGAACGCGGGTATCGGCAACGGCGGGCAGACGCTGGATCACACCAGCGAGGCGGACTGGACCGACATGATCGACGTCAACCTGTCCGGTGTGTGGAAGACCGTGAAAGCGGCTGTCCCGCACCTGATCTCTCAGGGTGAGGGCGGTTCGATCATCCTCACGAGTTCGGTCGGCGGCTTGAAGGCCTACCCGCACACCGGTCACTACATCGCCGCAAAGCACGGGGTGGTCGGCTTGATGCGCACGTTCGCAGTCGAACTCGGACAGCATTCGATTCGCGTCAACTCGGTTCACCCGACGAACGTCAACACTCCGTTGTTCATGAACGAGGGGACGATGCGGCTTTTCCGGCCGGACCTCGAGAACCCGGGTCCAGACGACCTGGCCGTCGCTGCGCAGTTCATGCACGTGCTCCCGATCGGCTGGGTGGAGCCCGTCGATATCAGCAACGCGGTGCTGTTCCTCGCCTCCGACGAGGCGCGCTTCATCACTGGCCTGACCATGACGGTGGACGCCGGAAGCATGCTCAAATAGGCGCATTCGAATCGGGATAGGCGTCAGTGTCCGAGGCGTACTTGAACGCCGCGGGCTCGAAGCTGTTCGAAGGTATAGCTGAACTCGCCTCGCCGTCCGACGGAGACGACGTAGCGGTCCTCGCCTTCGGTGACCGGGAAGCTGAAGGAGAACGTGCATTCGGCGGTGGTTCCCTTGCCCTGCCCGAGCGATGTGGTGGCAAGGATCTCGCCCTTGCCGTTCTTGACGGTCACGCCGGTGCCCTCGCTGACGTCGGAGTATCCGTCCGCTCCCTCGCACGATGTTCCGTCGGACGCGACACCGTTCAAGCCCGCACTGTCCGTGAGGATGAAGATGCCTGAGACTGATGCTGTTTCGAGAACATGAAAACCGTGGGTGAACTGCGGGCAGAACGCGTCGACGGCGATCTTGTCGGCGGGTAGTCCCTGTTGAGCCTCACCATCTTCGAGCCGGCGACACACCTGCCGCCCATGCGCGACGGCATTGGCGTCGGAGTTGAACTGATTGGTCAGCCCGGCATCGTTGAGCGCTGCGAGGTACCTGGTTTCGGGCGGCGGTGGTGACCAACGGTCTGGCAGCAGCAGCACCCACGTCACCACTGCCGCCACGGCGAGAATCGCAGTGGCCACGCCCGTTGCGAACCACGTCGAGCGAATGCTCGACCGAGGGTTCGGCACCTCGAGGTAGGCCGGCAGCATCTTCCCGCCGACAGGGTCGCTCGACTCGGCCTTGCCGTTGCGCACACGGTTCGTCGGATGGTCGGCCAGGAAGTAACGACCCTCGTATCGCCCGGTGGGGTCCGAGCGCCACCCCGACAAGGAGGTCGACGAATGCGCCGGCCCACAGCGACCACATATGCCGCTCGCATCCACGTCGGAACCGCAATACGGGCAGGTCATCGGTGTCGATCCCGGAACAATGACCCCCGTGCCGTCGGTCCGAAACGGTTCACCGACGACCCCGAGTCCGCACGCATGCCCCCGACATCCGTCATCAGTAACCGTTATATGCCCGATGACCAGGTCTGCAGAGGCAATTCGACAGCATTCCGCGCGACCGGTGGCGAGCCTGCAACGAGATACCGGGCACTCTGCCAATAGTTTCAGGGTGCCCGAAAACAATCTTTGGTGCTCCAAAAGTGTTGCAACCAACGAGGTTTCACTCACATCAAGTTGCGTGTGTGGGCTGTGTCTGCGTAGGCTCGGGTCAGCGAAGGGGAGTAGCCCCCAATCGGGTAGTCGACATACTGGCCAACCGGCAACAGCCGGTCGTGGCCCGGTTACCCGGACCGGTCCAGCGGCCGGTGGGCGAGACCTTCGGCCGTACAACCGTTCCGGTTGCCGGCCGGAGGCGTCTACTGAACCCCCGGAACGGCAGCCACCGACCTAGGAGTCGAGGGTGCTAGCTGCCTTACTGCTGAGCTTCGCCGTCATCTTCGTGGCCGAGATGGGCGACAAGACCCAGCTGGTGGCGATGATGTTCGCGTTGCGCTACCGCTGGTGGGTCGTCCTGGCTGCCATCGCCGCCGCCACCACCGCAGTGCATGTCCTCTCGGTTGCCATCGGCCACTACCTCGGTGCCGCACTGCCGACGCATCTGCTCGGCCTGATCGCCGGTGCGGCGTTCATCTTCTTCGGGCTGTGGACCCTGCGGGGCGACTCGCTCTCCGATGAGGAGGCCTCACGTGCCGAGCGGGCCGCCGCGCCCGCGTTCTTCGTGGTCACCTCGGCGTTCGTCCTGGCCGAACTCGGCGACAAGACGATGCTGGCGACCATCACCCTTGCCGCGGACAACGACTGGCTGGGGGTCTGGATCGGCTCCACTCTGGGCATGGTGGTCGCCGACGGGCTGGCCATCATCGTCGGTGCGGTCGCGGGCAAGCACCTGCCCGAGCGGCTCATTCAGATCACCGCGGCCGCGCTGTTCCTCTTCTTCGGCGCCTACATGCTTCTCGAGAACATCTTCCCGACGGCATCTGCGGTCATCGTCGCCGGTAGTGCGATTGCGATCGTCCTCGCCTTCGCGGCGGCCCTGCGGATGCTGCCGGATCGGTTGCGTCCGGCCGTGTTGAGAGCCGAGCGCCCCGCTCCCGACGAGACCGATGAGCCCTTTGAGCCGTCGCAAGGCGGCGAGGACGAGCGGACGGCACACAAGGGCGGGTGAGACGGCCCGTTCGCTGTTCATTCAGGTGGTCGCGTTTGGCCGCGTCAACGAATGATGACGCGCCGGGATCGCCATAGAGGACGTATCCCGACCGCTGTCAGAGCCTAGGCTCAGGCATCGTGAGCAACGAGGGGGATCTCGAGCGGCCGCGTACACGTGGCCGCCCAGCCCGGATCAGTCGTGAGCGGATTCTGTCCGCCGCCCGCGGCATCCCCCGTGACGCGTTGACGATGCAGAGGGTGGCCGAGGCCCTCGGGGTGGATCCCAAGGCGCTCAACTACCACGTGGGCGACCGGGAGGGGCTGCGCCAACTGGTGGCCCTGGACGTCTTCGAGGCCGAGCTGCGCAGGATCGAGATTCCCGCTGGCGGCGACTGGCGCGAGGCGGTGCGGTCCTACGTGTACGCATTTCGCGAGGCGGTCATCAAGGTCGGTGTCCTGGCCGAGTCCATCCGCCTACCCGGGCGGCAGGGCCTGGGCACCCTCGGCCCCGTCGAGCGGGTCCTGCAGGCGCTGGTCGACGCCGGGCTGGACGCCGACGCGGCAGGGCGCGCGCTGACGTTGTTCACCGATATGGGCTACGCCGCCGGACGTGACGCGCTGCGGTTGGCCGACGATCCAGTGCACCCTGACGTCCCGGGTGTCGAGACGGCGCTGAAGTCGGCCTCCGACAACGACTTTCCGGTGTTGCGCCAGGTCGTCGCCGCCCGTGCGCACGCCGCGCCCGACGTGGGACAGCTTGAGTTCAACCTGGCGTTGGTCATCGCCGGCCTGGAACGGATCGCGTCGGACGCGCATCGCACCAGCTGATTTTCCCTGTTCGGGAAAAATATGGCGAAAAGCGCCTCGGAAGCGGGGTGTCAGCGGTAGACATGAGTCACCTGTTGACTGACTGCTGCATCGAGAGCGAGGCGAGATGACACCGCGGGATCCCTACCGGGTCGTCCAATGGACCACCGGAAACGTCGGCAAGAGTTCGGTCGCGGCGATCGCCAAGAACCCGACCCTGGACCTCGTCGGCTGCTACGCGTGGTCACCGGACAAGGCGGGCGCCGACGTCGGCGAACTGTGCGGTATCGAGCCGCTCGGCGTGACCGCGACCAACGACATCGATGCGCTGCTGGCGCTCAAGCCCGACGTCGTCGTCTACAACCCGATGTGGATCGACGTCAACGAGCTGGTGCGCATCCTGGAGGCGGGCATCAACGTGGTGGCGACGGCGTCGTTCATCACCGGGCACAACCAGGGCGACGGCCGCGACAAGATCGCCGACGCGTGCGCCCGCGGCGGCTCGACGATGTTCGGGTCCGGCATCAGCCCCGGCTACGTCAACCAGCTGTCGGTCGTCGCGGCAGGAATCTGCGACCGCGTCGACAGGATCACTGTCAACGAGGCCGCCGACACCACGTTCTACGACTCACCGGCGACCGAGAAGCCGGTCGGATTCGGGCAGCCGATCGATCACCCCGACCTGCAGGCGATGACCGCGCACGGCACCGGCGTGTTCGGCGAGGCGGTCCGGATGGTCGCCGACGCGCTCGGAATCGAACTCGACGAGGTGCGCTGCGACGCCGAGTATGCCGAGACCACAGAGGATCTCGACCTGGGCTCGTGGACCATCCCGGCGGGCTGTGTCGCGGGCGTGCACGCCACCTGGAAGGGCATCGTGGGCGGGGAGACCCGCGTCGAGATCTCCGTGCTGTGGAAGAAGGGTCAGACGCTCCAACCGAATTGGCCGATCGAGCAGGACGGCTGGGTCATCGAGATCGCGGGCCGTCCGACCGTGACGATGAAGGTCGGGTTCCTGCCGCCGCCCGACTTCGAGGCGACCACGTTGGAGGAGTTCATGGTGCTCGGTCACATCATGACCGCCACCCCACCGCTGAACGCAATCCCCGCCGTCGTGGCCGCCGCGCCGGGCATCGTCACCTACAACGACCTGCCGCTGATCCTGCCGCGCGGAGTTGTTCCGGTCTAGGCGACTCAGCGCGCCCGTTCGGTGAAGCGTTGCAGCAGAACCGACACCGTCAGCACCACGAGGCCCGCGACGGCGAGTATCGCGCCCGCGGCCGCCGGGGCGGTGTAGCCGTACCCCGCAGCGATCACCACACCGCCGATCCACGCACCTGTCGCGTTGGCGAAGTTGAAGGCCGAGTGCATCAGCGCGGCGGCCAGCGACTGCGCATCGTGGGCCACGTCCATCAGTCGGGTCTGCAGGGCGGGTGCGATGGAGGACCCCACGGCGCCGATGCAGAACAACCCGATCAGCGCGGTCCACGGGTTGTGGGCGGCGGCGACGAAGACCGCCAGCACCACGGCAAGGGCGGTGATCGCGCCATAGAGCCAGCCGATGACCGAGACGTCGGCCATCTTGCCGCCGACCAGGTTGCCGATCACCATGCCCGCACCGAAGATCATGAGTGCCAACGGAATCATGCCGCGTGACAGGCCCGCGACGTCGGTCAGCGTGGTCGCGATGTAGGTGTACACCGCGAACATTCCGCCGAACCCGACCATGCCGACCAACAGGGCCAGCAACACCTGCGGGCGCTTGAGCGCGCTGAGTTCGGTGAGCGGGCTGGTGACATGCATCGAGTGCATGCTCGGCAGCCAGAACCAGAGCGCGGCCAGGGTCAGCAGGCCGATCACCACGACGAGCCCGAACGCGCTGCGCCAGCCGAAGTGCTGGCCGAGCCACGACGCCACGGGTACGCCGAGGACGGTGGCAACCGTAAGGCCGGCCAACACATGTGAGACGGCCTTGGCCCGGTTCTGTGGGCCCATCAGGTGCGCGGCCACCAGCGCGGCGATGCCGAAGTACGCGCCGTGCGGCAGCCCGGCGATGAAGCGCGCCGCGATCAGCGAGCCGTAGGTGGGGGCGAACACGCTTGCCAGGTTGGCGAGGGTGAACATCACCATCAGGCCGAGCAGCAGCGTCCTGCGCTGCATGCGGGCGGTCAGCGCGGCGATAAGCGGCGCTCCGACAACGACGCCGAGTGCGTACGCCGAGATGACGTGACCCGCGGTCGGTTCGGTGATCCCCAGGCTCCCCGCGATATCGGGCAGCAGGCCCATCGCCACGAACTCGGTGGTTCCGATGCCGAAACCGCCCACGGCCAGCGCGAACACCGCCAGCCACCGGACGGTGGTGTCGGGGGCGACGACCGACTGCGGGCGGGTCGGTCGGTTCAGGGCTCGGGTCACGTGACAACGGTAGAGGTACTTATGCCGTTCTTCAAACTGACTTATGTATTCCCGAGGCGAAAGTGGCATTCCTTACGTTTTTCGTGCTTCAATCGAACCCATGGTCGGCGTCGGCGAGGTGTTCGCCCACATCAGGGAGCTGCGCGATACGACACGCGCAGAACTCGGCCAGCTGACCGGCCTGTCGCGCACCGCGATCGCGGTCCGGGTGGCCGCCCTGATGGATCTGGGCCTGGTCGCGGAGAGTGAGTCCGCCGCGTCGACCGGAGGTCGCCCGGCTGCCATGCTCACGTTCGACGCCGACGCGGGGGTCGTGCTCTGTGTGGCGGTCGGCATCAGCCGCACACGCCTGGCGGTGTGCAACCTCGCAGGCGAGATCGTCGCCACCTCTGACATCGACCAGGAGGTTGCGCTCGGGCCCGACGACCTGATGCCCGACGTGGTCAAGCGCCTCGACGTGCTGCTGCAGGAGCGTCGCGACGTTCCCGTGTACGGGGTGGGGCTCAGCATGCCAGGGCCGGTCGATCGGGAACGTGGGTGCAGTCGCGACTCGCCGATCCTGCGCGGATGGGACGGCGTGGAACTGCGCCCGTACTTTGCTGAGCTGCAGGCGCTTTCCGGAGGGCAGGAGCGCAGCGACCCGGGATTTGGCGCCGCCGTTCCGGTGCTGTTCGACAACGACGCGAACGCGATCGCCCTCGGCGAGCGCGGCGGTGAGCTGGCCGGGCTCGACGACCTTCTGGTGCTCAAGGCGTCGACCGGTCTGGGTGCGGGCATCATCGCCGGCGGCGTGCTGCAGCGCGGCGCGGCACAGGCCGCGGGGGAGTTCGGGCACAACAAGATCGCTGCGGCGCAGGGTATTCCGTGCAGATGCGGTGACACGGGCTGCCTCGAGGCGATTGCCGGCGGGTGGGCGCTGGTACACCAACTGCAGCAGCAGGGGCGATCCGTGCGGCACATGCGCGACGTCATCGAACTCGTTCACGCCGGCGACCCGGACGCGCGACGAATGATCCGCGACAGCGGCAGGCACATCGGTGAGGTCGTCGCCGCGGCGGTCAACCTGCTCAACCCGGCGGTCCTCGTCATCGCCGGTGACCTGGCGGCCGCCTACGAGGTGTTCGTCGCGGGATTCCGAGAGTCGCTGTACCGCAACGCCACCGCCATGGCCACCCGGGAACTCGAGGTGGTCCCTGCCGCGCACGGCGGACACTCGGCGGTGGTGGGCACCGCGGCGATGGTGCTCGACGAGGTGCTCAGCGCGCGCTCGGTCGACGCACTCGCCGGCTGAGCAGTCCCGCCAGGATCAACTCAAGCGATTCCCGCAGTGTGGCGTCGAACTCGAGCTTGTGGAACTGCAGAGCGGGGTCGCATTCATATGCCGCCACGACCGCCGGTGCGGTGTGGCAGTGCGTCCATGCCGCGGTGGCCATCAGCGCGGCCATCGCTGTGAACTTGCGGGCATCGTCGCCGCTGAGTTCGGGAAGCTGCGTCGACACCATCCCGGCGAGGCGCTCTATGTTGGCGAGGCTGGCGCGCTTGTACGTCAGGACGGTATCGGTCGAAATGTTGTGCTCGAGCACCGAGGCCTGTGCGCTCATCAGATCGCACAGGACAGGCCTCGCGGCCAACGAGTCCGCGATGACAGTGGCCACTCGGACGGCGCGCGAGGACACGGGATCTGACCGGTCGAACCCGACCGCGAGGTCCGCCTCCAGCGCGTCCACCCATTCACCGAGCGCCTCGGCGGACAACTCCAGCAGCACGGCCTCTCGCGACTCGAAGTAGCGCAGCACATTGGACTTCGCCATGCAGGCCCGGCGGCTCAACCCGTTGAGGGTCACCTCGGACACCGGCATCTCCTCGAGCATCGCCCGTGCGGTGTCGAGGATCGCGTTGCGCCGAACTTCCCGCTGTTCAGGGCTATGCGCACGGACGAAGGACATCACGCCGCCAGCTTAAGGCACCACCGGTCTCTTGCCTAGCGACCGGCGGTCTGTTAGCGTCGGCGGCACTAGAGACCAGCGGTCGCTAAGCGGCCCGAGGGGAGAGGAACGCCCATGTATGACGTCACCGACCAGACCGGTCGACGGTTCGTGATCACCGGGTCCAACAGCGGCACCGGCAAGGAGGCGGCGCGCCGCATCGCCGCTGCGGGCGGCCATGTCGTCATGGCGGTGCGCACCGAGGAGAAGGGGCATGCCGCGGCCGAGGAGATCCGCCGCGATGTGCCTGCCGCGTCGCTCGAGGTCCGGCGGGTGGACCTCGCGGACCTCGCCAGCGTGCGCGCGTTCGCCGAGACAATCCTGTCCGACGGCCATCCGCTCGATGTGCTGATCAACAATGCGGGCGTGATGGCGGTGCCACAGCGCACGACCACTGTGGACGGCTTTGAGTTGCAGTTCGGCAGCAACTTCCTCGGCCCGTTCGCCCTGACGAATTTGCTTCTGCCGCTTCTGCTCTCATCGGAGTCGCCGCGTGTGACGACAATGTCCAGCGGGGCCGCCAATATGGGCCGCATCAACTTCCGCGACCTGCAGTTCGCGCAGTCCTACAGCCCGGTCAAGGCATACGCACAATCCAAGCTGGCCGACCTGCTGCTCGGCCTGCACCTGGCGAGGGTGGCCAGGCAGCGCGACTGGAACCTGTTGAGCACCATTGCTCATCCGGGGTACACACGCACCAACCTGCAGGCCACCGGGCCCAACCTCGGGCGCGCGAAGAAGCGGTTCAACCCGTTGTTTGACCTGCCGATCCTGCCGTCGCAGGACGTCGTGCCGGGCACCGAGCCGCTGCTGTTCGCGGCGACCGACCCGTCGGCGCGCCAGGGTGCGTACTACGGCCCCAGCGGCTTGGGTGGCCTCGTCGGGCCCACCAAGACACTCGACCTGCCGCGCAGTTCGCGTGGTGTCGATCTGGCGGCGTCGCTGTGGGCGGTGGCCGAGAACCTGACCGGCACGAGGCTGCCGGCCGGGGAGTTCACGCCTTCGCGATGACGTTCTCCGCGAACCACTCCAGGTTGCGGATCTTGGCGTCGAGCGGCTCAGTGTCCTGGCCCGTGATGTAGGGAATCCGGAAGCCGACGATGACGTCGGTGACACCCTTGTCCTCGAGTCGCTTGACACCGTCGAGGGTGAACCCGTCGATGGAGATGACGTGGATCTGGAATTCGTCGGCGAGTCCGATGCGTTCCTCTTCGTCCCGATACTTCTGCAACTTGGCGAGCAGCGGATCGAGCTCGGCGGGGTCGCCGCCGCCGTGCATCCAGCCATCGTTGCGGGCGGCGCGCCGTAGCGCGGC from Mycolicibacterium sp. YH-1 harbors:
- a CDS encoding cytochrome P450; translation: MTELADVDYFSNAEIAQDPYAYYEYLRSQGPVFQEPHHGVVAVTGYAEVMAAFKDVDSFSAVNAIGGPFPPLPFEPEGDDITAQIEAHRHEFPIFEHMVVMDPPSHEKARSLLSKLLTPRRLKENEDFMWRLVDTQLDEFIDNGHCEFLSEYARPFATLAITDLLGVPEEDRAEFRRALGAEKPQGNRVGALDGEAVGLNPLEYLDDRFSGYIADRRREPRDDVLGGMAAATYPDGSTPEILEVARPATFLFAAGQETVTKLLSAAVQTLGDQPELQDQLRANRDLIPAFMEEALRFQSPTKVDFRLARKTTTLGGVPIKAGTVLMLCLGAANRDPVKFDDPHVFRLDRKNVREHIAFGRGIHTCAGAPLARAEGVVTVHRLLDRLRDITISESRHGAPGQRRYAYEPTFLLRGLTELHVEFTAQR
- a CDS encoding ferredoxin, which codes for MMPAGRSVRVDPRLCEAHALCIDIAPEVFELGDDIAVGDESPDAARHDDVDAAIAACPRQAISWVDAPLTNNFGRPIQ
- a CDS encoding TetR/AcrR family transcriptional regulator, which codes for MATSRKAKSDDGGARLRLIEATAQIMHDEGYAAATSRRVAAMAGVKQALVYYYFPTMDDLFLEVLKAGADVALAQMRTALTDDDPIRALWHINSDARGTVLNTEFMALANHRKVIGAELKAYAERVRDIETAAVTMVMRANGVDLDAYPPVAIAMLVAQTARSLGNEMAVGVTTGHDELRALVERHIDLLTKPVPAVRG
- a CDS encoding mycofactocin-coupled SDR family oxidoreductase, which gives rise to MSGRLEGKVAFITGAARGQGRSHAVRLAEEGADIIAVDICGPVSNNTQIEPATPEDLIETADLVKQLNRRIVTAEVDVRDYDAVKAAVDGGVEQLGRLDIICANAGIGNGGQTLDHTSEADWTDMIDVNLSGVWKTVKAAVPHLISQGEGGSIILTSSVGGLKAYPHTGHYIAAKHGVVGLMRTFAVELGQHSIRVNSVHPTNVNTPLFMNEGTMRLFRPDLENPGPDDLAVAAQFMHVLPIGWVEPVDISNAVLFLASDEARFITGLTMTVDAGSMLK
- a CDS encoding DUF732 domain-containing protein: MTCPYCGSDVDASGICGRCGPAHSSTSLSGWRSDPTGRYEGRYFLADHPTNRVRNGKAESSDPVGGKMLPAYLEVPNPRSSIRSTWFATGVATAILAVAAVVTWVLLLPDRWSPPPPETRYLAALNDAGLTNQFNSDANAVAHGRQVCRRLEDGEAQQGLPADKIAVDAFCPQFTHGFHVLETASVSGIFILTDSAGLNGVASDGTSCEGADGYSDVSEGTGVTVKNGKGEILATTSLGQGKGTTAECTFSFSFPVTEGEDRYVVSVGRRGEFSYTFEQLRARGVQVRLGH
- a CDS encoding TMEM165/GDT1 family protein gives rise to the protein MLAALLLSFAVIFVAEMGDKTQLVAMMFALRYRWWVVLAAIAAATTAVHVLSVAIGHYLGAALPTHLLGLIAGAAFIFFGLWTLRGDSLSDEEASRAERAAAPAFFVVTSAFVLAELGDKTMLATITLAADNDWLGVWIGSTLGMVVADGLAIIVGAVAGKHLPERLIQITAAALFLFFGAYMLLENIFPTASAVIVAGSAIAIVLAFAAALRMLPDRLRPAVLRAERPAPDETDEPFEPSQGGEDERTAHKGG
- a CDS encoding TetR/AcrR family transcriptional regulator; translated protein: MSNEGDLERPRTRGRPARISRERILSAARGIPRDALTMQRVAEALGVDPKALNYHVGDREGLRQLVALDVFEAELRRIEIPAGGDWREAVRSYVYAFREAVIKVGVLAESIRLPGRQGLGTLGPVERVLQALVDAGLDADAAGRALTLFTDMGYAAGRDALRLADDPVHPDVPGVETALKSASDNDFPVLRQVVAARAHAAPDVGQLEFNLALVIAGLERIASDAHRTS
- a CDS encoding dihydrodipicolinate reductase, whose translation is MTPRDPYRVVQWTTGNVGKSSVAAIAKNPTLDLVGCYAWSPDKAGADVGELCGIEPLGVTATNDIDALLALKPDVVVYNPMWIDVNELVRILEAGINVVATASFITGHNQGDGRDKIADACARGGSTMFGSGISPGYVNQLSVVAAGICDRVDRITVNEAADTTFYDSPATEKPVGFGQPIDHPDLQAMTAHGTGVFGEAVRMVADALGIELDEVRCDAEYAETTEDLDLGSWTIPAGCVAGVHATWKGIVGGETRVEISVLWKKGQTLQPNWPIEQDGWVIEIAGRPTVTMKVGFLPPPDFEATTLEEFMVLGHIMTATPPLNAIPAVVAAAPGIVTYNDLPLILPRGVVPV
- a CDS encoding MFS transporter; protein product: MTRALNRPTRPQSVVAPDTTVRWLAVFALAVGGFGIGTTEFVAMGLLPDIAGSLGITEPTAGHVISAYALGVVVGAPLIAALTARMQRRTLLLGLMVMFTLANLASVFAPTYGSLIAARFIAGLPHGAYFGIAALVAAHLMGPQNRAKAVSHVLAGLTVATVLGVPVASWLGQHFGWRSAFGLVVVIGLLTLAALWFWLPSMHSMHVTSPLTELSALKRPQVLLALLVGMVGFGGMFAVYTYIATTLTDVAGLSRGMIPLALMIFGAGMVIGNLVGGKMADVSVIGWLYGAITALAVVLAVFVAAAHNPWTALIGLFCIGAVGSSIAPALQTRLMDVAHDAQSLAAALMHSAFNFANATGAWIGGVVIAAGYGYTAPAAAGAILAVAGLVVLTVSVLLQRFTERAR
- a CDS encoding ROK family transcriptional regulator gives rise to the protein MVGVGEVFAHIRELRDTTRAELGQLTGLSRTAIAVRVAALMDLGLVAESESAASTGGRPAAMLTFDADAGVVLCVAVGISRTRLAVCNLAGEIVATSDIDQEVALGPDDLMPDVVKRLDVLLQERRDVPVYGVGLSMPGPVDRERGCSRDSPILRGWDGVELRPYFAELQALSGGQERSDPGFGAAVPVLFDNDANAIALGERGGELAGLDDLLVLKASTGLGAGIIAGGVLQRGAAQAAGEFGHNKIAAAQGIPCRCGDTGCLEAIAGGWALVHQLQQQGRSVRHMRDVIELVHAGDPDARRMIRDSGRHIGEVVAAAVNLLNPAVLVIAGDLAAAYEVFVAGFRESLYRNATAMATRELEVVPAAHGGHSAVVGTAAMVLDEVLSARSVDALAG
- a CDS encoding TetR/AcrR family transcriptional regulator, whose protein sequence is MSFVRAHSPEQREVRRNAILDTARAMLEEMPVSEVTLNGLSRRACMAKSNVLRYFESREAVLLELSAEALGEWVDALEADLAVGFDRSDPVSSRAVRVATVIADSLAARPVLCDLMSAQASVLEHNISTDTVLTYKRASLANIERLAGMVSTQLPELSGDDARKFTAMAALMATAAWTHCHTAPAVVAAYECDPALQFHKLEFDATLRESLELILAGLLSRRVRRPSAR